A genomic segment from Aegilops tauschii subsp. strangulata cultivar AL8/78 chromosome 1, Aet v6.0, whole genome shotgun sequence encodes:
- the LOC109737887 gene encoding protein PHLOEM PROTEIN 2-LIKE A1, translating into MGTALSRLCPCCFGSPAAPAATTTERSTSTTSDKTQPQRPTKRHWVDEMGNSCFMLLPRGLSIAWAEEPSYWAWLPPSPGEGSAGAAAGEEVAELKNVWSLEVHGKLDLSQLTPEVTYEVAFEVMLKQGCAGWQVPVDLQLELPGAWAQERKESLEKKARGQWLPLKVGNVEVEKGQQGGELLVTMSQDGGHWKSGLVVRGIRIAPKN; encoded by the exons ATGGGTACGGCACTGTCGCGACTATGCCCGTGCTGTTTCGGCTCGCCGGCGGCACCGGCTGCTACTACCACCGAGCGCAGCACCTCTACTACTTCGGACAAGACGCAACCCCAACGACCCACCAAG AGGCACTGGGTGGATGAGATGGGCAACAGCTGCTTCATGCTGCTCCCTCGAGGCCTGTCCATCGCCTGGGCGGAGGAGCCCAGTTACTGGGCCTGGCTGCCCCCTTCCCCGGGAGAAGGAAG CGCCGGCGCCGCTGCCGGAGAGGAGGTGGCGGAGCTGAAGAACGTGTGGTCGCTGGAGGTCCACGGGAAGCTGGACCTGTCGCAGCTCACGCCCGAGGTCACCTACGAGGTTGCCTTCGAGGTGATGCTCAAGCAGGGGTGCGCTGGGTGGCAGGTGCCCGTGGACCTCCAGCTCGAGCTCCCCGGCGCTTGGGCCCAGGAGCGCAAGGAGAGCCTGGAGAAGAAGGCCAGGGGCCAGTGGCTGCCGCTCAAGGTAGGGAATGTTGAGGTGGAGAAGGGGCAGCAGGGTGGGGAGCTTCTGGTCACCATGTCTCAGGACGGTGGGCACTGGAAGAGTGGGCTCGTCGTCAGGGGCATCAGGATCGCCCCCAAAAATTGA